In bacterium, the genomic stretch CGTCCCGCTCTGGACGATCCAGCTGCTGTCGTTGTTGCGGTCGCTCGCCGGGAGCGTGGGCGAGATCCAGAGCAGATCGGGCAGCGCCGCGAGCGCGGGCAGCAGCGCCGCCGGCGCGGAGAGCCAGAGCCGCGGCCGCGCGGCGCGTTCGCTGGTTCGGGATAGCGCAGCGCCGAGCGCGACGGCCTGATCGGCGCGCAGCGCGATCGGCGTGTCCGGCGCGAAGCTGAGCGTGAGCGGCAGCGGCGCGTTCCCCGCGCGCGCGGCGCCCTCCGTCAACTCGGGCGCGAGGCGCCACTCGGGCCGGTAGTCGACGAGGAGGTCGACGCCGGCCAGCGTGGCCAGGCGCGTCGCGGCCGCGGCATCGACGCGCAGCAGGTAGGCGTTCTCGGGCACATAGGCGAGGATCTCGCCGCCGGCCGCCGCGATCGCGGCGCGCTCGGCCGCTCCCGGCGCGCGATCGAAGTGGAGAATGCGCAGACCATCGCCTGCCTCGCTGCCCCGCGCCGCCGGCAGCGGCTCGCCTGGACGCAGCGTGACGGCGCGCAGCTGCACGGCTCCGGGCGCCGCTGCCGCCCGGAGCGCGGCGAGAGCGATGAGCAGGACCGCGGGCAGGATCGGGCGGCGCGCGGACATGGGGACTCCCCTCAGTGGCTGGTCGGCTTGAAGAAGCTGATCAGGTTGCCCTCGGGGTCCCGAACGTGCAGGAAGAGCGCGGAGTCGGTGAGCTCCTCCTTGAAGATCTCGACGCCGCGCACGGCGAGCACCGAGCGCAGGGTGATCGGATCGTCGATCTCCACGTCGAGGAAGGTGGAATCCCCCGTCGGCGCGTCCCAGCCCCCGGGCTCGGCGGCCACCAAGCCGAGCGTGAGGCCGCCCGTGTCCAGGTAGCAGAAGTTCGGCCCCTCCTCGCTCACGTCCCAGCCCAGCACGCGGGTGTAGAAGCGCTTCATCTTCCGGAGATTCCTACAGCGGTAGGTCACGCTGACTGCACGCATGGGCACCTCGAAGGGCGGTGGCAGCCCGCGCGGCCGCTCGCCGCCCGGGCTGCCTGGAGTCAAGCGGGCGCGAGGGCCAAAGTCAAGGGCGCCCCTACTTGAGCAGCACTGCGCGCAGGCGCCGGCTCGCATCGTCCGCGCGCAGCTCGATCAGGTAGAGACCCGCCGGGAGCGGCCGACCCCGATCGTCGAGCGCTTCCCAGTCGAGCCGCTGCGCTCCCGCAGGCAAGTCCCGGGCCGGAATCGCCGCCACGCGCCGGCCGCGGGCGTCGTAGATGCCAGCGCTCACGCGCGCCGGCGCGGCCAGCGTGA encodes the following:
- a CDS encoding VOC family protein, whose product is MRAGACAQCCSSRGALDFGPRARLTPGSPGGERPRGLPPPFEVPMRAVSVTYRCRNLRKMKRFYTRVLGWDVSEEGPNFCYLDTGGLTLGLVAAEPGGWDAPTGDSTFLDVEIDDPITLRSVLAVRGVEIFKEELTDSALFLHVRDPEGNLISFFKPTSH